From the genome of Populus trichocarpa isolate Nisqually-1 chromosome 15, P.trichocarpa_v4.1, whole genome shotgun sequence, one region includes:
- the LOC18105683 gene encoding mavicyanin, translated as MASDLFNGSCKVFLSLIIFSSIFQFCFVISTEFLVGGQDGWTIPKKDSQMYIDWASKNRFKVDDTVQFKYNKDSVLVVTEEEYQKCRSAHPLFFSNNGDSVFKLDRPGLFYFISGVAGHCERGQKMIIKVLELETPPQSANDTSPPDHTNKKNGAVQMPPAIIPPIIVLPSLFFLGFLFV; from the exons ATGGCATCTGATCTCTTCAATGGTTCATGCAAAGTCTTCCTCTCGTTGATTATCTTCTCCTCCATTTTTCAGTTCTGCTTTGTTATTTCCACCGAGTTTCTTGTAGGAGGTCAGGATGGTTGGACTATTCCTAAGAAAGATAGCCAAATGTACATTGACTGGGCCTCCAAAAATAGGTTTAAAGTTGACGACACCGTTC AATTCAAGTACAACAAAGACTCAGTTTTGGTAGTGACTGAGGAAGAGTACCAAAAATGCCGATCTGCTCATCCCTTATTCTTCTCCAACAATGGGGACTCTGTTTTCAAGTTGGACCGACCTGGTTTGTTCTATTTCATCAGTGGAGTTGCTGGGCATTGTGAGAGAGGGCAGAAGATGATCATCAAAGTGTTGGAGCTAGAAACCCCACCCCAGTCCGCAAATGACACCAGCCCACCAGATCATACCAATAAGAAAAATGGTGCTGTTCAAATGCCTCCTGCCATTATACCACCCATCATCGTTCTTCCTAGCttgttttttctaggttttctcTTTGTTTAA